The Coleofasciculaceae cyanobacterium genomic sequence GCTCTCAAGCTATTTCTGCTTTAAAGTTAGGTGTTTTGAAATATTTATTCAAGAATTAAGCTTTATACGATAAACGTTATTTCTACCTCTTTTTGAGATGGTTCATTGTTGATTAACAGTGATTAATCGCTATGCTAGATCGACTAAACAAATTATAATCAAGATATATTAAGAACCCTAAAAGAATAAATGAGTAATTGTGCTTACTCAGCTCTATTTAACCATCAATTTCATTTAAGGTTTGTTAAGTTGTGAAGAATAAGTATTTAAAAAAAATAGTGCTTTTGCTAATCTAAATAAACAGTGATTGATCGACTTATATTTAAATATTTATTTCATCGTAGTTTTTTAGGCAAATTAGTATTTTCCAAATTTTCCCAATCTTCTTATGCAACACTTTCAGGACGAATGGATTCAAGAATGGTGCGATCGCAATGGTTGGACAGACTTATTTATGGAACGCTATAACCATTACTGGGCGTTTCCTCCTAATTGCGTTATGCCTGAGCCTATTCCTCAAAAAGTAATGAGGCTGATTAAAAGCGAAAAAGGTCTTAGTCACAACGAGCAAAAGTGGTTATATTTCGCGGTGGCAATTAGCGTAACTGCTCTTTTGGCTAGCTATTTTATACTATCCCCTATGCCCCTAATGTTTGCTTTTGGATTTGATGCTATTACTGTCGCTCGTATGGATTGCGAAGTATAGTTAAACCTGATTTTTCGTTTAGTAATTAGTCTTGGCAGCCTCAGTTTAAATATATTTTGATTCGGAAATAATGCCAAAGTATTGACTTTAGTAGGCGATCGGAAGACGATGAATAGTGGTGCAGTTGTCCTTGACCTAAAATTCACTAGGTTTAGATGTAGGCTGCCAATAAAACATCAGAGTATTGAATAGTTTGACTATGTTTGATTTAGGTAATAATCGACCAGAAATAGCTGAACAAAAGTGGCGATCGCAATTAGACTTTTTTGTTAACGATTATGAGCAACAGCTCGCTGCTCTAGTCTGGGGATTAAAGCAAGAGTGGGGAGAAACTAACGATGTTTTAGGTATCGATCTTCAGCCTACACCACATTTTGTGGCTTGTTCTCAAGAAAGTTTGGTACAATTGAACCACAATACCAAAGGCAGAATACAGGAAATATTGGGTATTGTTGATGGTCACGACTCAGCACTAGAGGTGGTTATAGTTGGTATTGGAGAAGGGCAAATAAAGTTAATTAATTTCCAGCCTGAAACGACTCCTGCTAATTGTTTTGCTGCTACAGATGGCGATGTAGATCGATTAATAGATACTTTAGAAAAAGCTTTAGCAACATATATTAAGTGAACCACAATCGTTAAGTAGCATTAGTAAATTTGCTGTTTAATTGAGAAAACATAGCTAAAAAGCCAGACTAGAAAGTAAGTATTGTTAAAACAAGATTTATTTAATGATCAAAAAGTAAAGGTATCAAAGCGAGCGCCTTGAATTAAGTTTCTTCGATGATTACTTTACCTTTGAAAACAATATAGTTGTAAATATTATATGCCAGCATAATCGGAATCAAAAAACCAATAAAAACAATCATAAATACCAGAGAACTAGGACTGGCAGCAGCCTGATAAATTGTAATTTGCATGGGAATAATATAGGGAAATACAACTAACCCTAATCCGATAAAAGATAGTAGAAACAATAGTAAAGTCCAAACAAATGGTCGTGTTTCTTGTTCTGAGTAAAGACTTTTGAGTAATAAAAAGATTAGCAAAGCTCCTAATAAAGGAATCAAGACAAAAATATACAATAAAGGTGCTTCAAATAGTCTAGTTCTAGCACTCTCGGAAAAAATAGGTGTGGTGATTGTTAAATAAACCGCACCGATAAATGTAGTAACTGCTGAAATTTTGGCAGTCAAATTATGAGTAGTCTGTAGGTCTCCCTCTGTCTTTAAAATAAGATAGGTTGAACCAATTAATACGTAACCTTGGATTAAAGTTAAAGCAACCAAAAGCGATCGCAAAGTTAACCAATCCCAAGTTCCCCCAGTAAAATGACCAGCACTATCAACGGTAATCCCCTGTAAAATTGCTCCTAAAGCGAATCCTTGTCCTAATGCAGCCAGAAAACTACCGCCACCAAAGGCTATATTCCAGAAAAGTTTAGTATTTGCATATTCGCGAAACTCAAAGGCAACGGCACGAAAAATCAAGCCAAAAACCATGACCGTAATCGGGATATACAAAGCCTGAAGGATCGTGCCATAAGCCAGCGGAAAAGCTCCAAATAAAGCTCCACCCATCAAAACCAGCCAAGTTTCATTGGCATCCCAAATATTGCCCAAACTAGTCATGAGTATGCCCCGACGCTCTTCATTAGAGGCGGTAATCGAAAGTATGCCTACTCCCAAATCAAATCCATCTAACATTACGTACAAAAATAAAAACAATGCTAATATGGCAAACCAAACTTGAGGGAGAAAATAATCTAAAGCTTCCATATTGTGAGGAATAAAGGGTGAAGAATAAAGAATGAGGAGGCTAATAGCTAATAGCTATCAGCTTAAAACAGTATCACTAGCAATTTGTACTTAAAATTACTGTTGTGCCTCTACGGGGCGACTATCAGGACGATGTTTAGCTGGATTGGTGTCCAATTCGGGATCAAAAGTTTCTCCTGGCACGGGGAGATCTAAATTAGGTCCCTGGCGGATAATACGACTACCAAAATAAAGCGCAAAGACAAACAAGATGCTGTAGACGACTGTAAAAGCAGTCAGAGAAGCCAAAACATTGCTTGCAGGTATTTGAGAAACTCCATCAGCGGTGCGAATTTCCCCATAAACAACCCAAGGTTGCCTGCCGACGCAGCGTACTATCCAGCCACATTCAACGGCAATGTAGCCTAAGGGTGCAGCCAGTAGCCAAAGTCTTAGTAACCAACGTTGTTGAGTAATATTTTCGGGTGAAAGCTTCCCCCTCAACCACTGTAGGGTAGTAACTGCCATTAATCCTGCCAGCATAAATCCGATCGCAATCATGATTCTCAAAGCATAGTAAATTAAGCCAATCTGATGTGGGCGATCTTCTGGAGCATATTCTTTTAAGCCCAAAACGGGTTCTGATAGTTGTGGCTTAATTTCGAGGATGTAGCTTAATAAGCCAGGAATAGAGATTTCCCAATCGTTTTGCTCTGCTTTGTCATTAGGTATGGCGATCGCA encodes the following:
- the cydB gene encoding cytochrome d ubiquinol oxidase subunit II, which translates into the protein MEALDYFLPQVWFAILALFLFLYVMLDGFDLGVGILSITASNEERRGILMTSLGNIWDANETWLVLMGGALFGAFPLAYGTILQALYIPITVMVFGLIFRAVAFEFREYANTKLFWNIAFGGGSFLAALGQGFALGAILQGITVDSAGHFTGGTWDWLTLRSLLVALTLIQGYVLIGSTYLILKTEGDLQTTHNLTAKISAVTTFIGAVYLTITTPIFSESARTRLFEAPLLYIFVLIPLLGALLIFLLLKSLYSEQETRPFVWTLLLFLLSFIGLGLVVFPYIIPMQITIYQAAASPSSLVFMIVFIGFLIPIMLAYNIYNYIVFKGKVIIEET